In Bacillus sp. KH172YL63, one genomic interval encodes:
- the rnpA gene encoding ribonuclease P protein component, with the protein MRKDQRVKKNEEFQEIFKKGTSFANRQFVLYLLKKDEPQPFRIGISVSKKIGNAVCRNQIKRYVRQAFLELKEDVRDQYDYLIIARKPAAEMNFHEVKGSLTHVLKRGKVLKRSSYGKYDKKKS; encoded by the coding sequence ACGGGTTAAAAAGAATGAAGAGTTTCAGGAGATATTCAAAAAAGGGACGTCTTTTGCAAATCGGCAGTTTGTTCTCTATCTATTAAAGAAGGATGAACCCCAGCCGTTCCGGATCGGGATCTCGGTCAGCAAGAAAATTGGGAACGCCGTGTGCCGAAATCAAATCAAACGTTATGTCAGACAGGCTTTCTTAGAATTGAAGGAAGATGTACGTGATCAGTACGATTATCTTATTATCGCCAGAAAACCGGCGGCCGAAATGAATTTCCATGAGGTAAAGGGAAGCCTTACCCATGTATTGAAGCGGGGAAAAGTGTTGAAAAGATCTTCTTATGGCAAATATGATAAGAAGAAGTCATAA